From a single Canis aureus isolate CA01 chromosome 5, VMU_Caureus_v.1.0, whole genome shotgun sequence genomic region:
- the MARCKSL1 gene encoding MARCKS-related protein, which yields MGSQSSKAPRGDVTAEEAAGASPAKANGQENGHVKSNGDLSPKGEGESPPVNGTEEAAGATGDAIEPAPPSQGAEVKGDAPAKETPKKKKKFSFKKPFKLSGLSFKRNRKEGGGDSSASSPTEEEQEQGEIGACGEEGTAQEGKAAATPESQEPQAKGAEASAASKGGDTEEEAGPQAAEPSTPSGPESGPTPAGEQNE from the exons ATGGGCAGCCAGAGCTCCAAGGCTCCCCGGGGCGACGTGACCGCCGAGGAGGCAGCAGGCGCTTCCCCTGCTAAGGCCAACGGACAG GAGAATGGCCACGTGAAAAGCAATGGAGACTTATCCCCCAAGGGTGAAGGGGAGTCGCCCCCCGTGAACGGAACAGAGGAGGCAGCCGGGGCCACTGGCGATGCCATCGAGCCAGCACCCCCTAGCCAGGGCGCTGAGGTCAAGGGGGATGCCCCCGCCAAGGAGACccccaagaagaagaagaaattctctTTCAAGAAGCCTTTCAAATTGAGTGGTCTGTCCTTCAAGAGAAATcggaaggagggtgggggtgattcctctgcctcctcacccacagaggaagagcaggagcagggcgAGATCGGTGCCTGCGGCGAGGAAGGCACAGCCCAGGAAGGGAAGGCTGCCGCCACCCCTGagagccaggagccccaggccaAGGGGGCAGAGGCTAGTGCTGCCTCCAAGGGAGGAGACACAGAAGAAGAGGCAGGGCCCCAGGCTGCAGAGCCGTCCACTCCCTCGGGGCCGGAGAGTGGCCCTACACCTGCCGGCGAGCAGAATGAGTag